One genomic segment of Stenotrophomonas sp. 704A1 includes these proteins:
- a CDS encoding phospholipase A, protein MTLPTLLPRLAPLALALASAPLAAQEFAPSPEASPAACAAISTDAARLACYDRQFGRTAATTAEADAAAEAAAQARREQRQTTRLSQGEEKLRERVGDLFRPARPDSALANAGRGSLLDSRWELAEDSKLGPFQLRAYKPVYLLPAFWTSDRNTTPHSPNPANTVTTPQVLDSAELKFQISFKTKIAENLFGDNGDIWAGYTQSSRWQAYNGEDSRPFRETNYEPEVMMVFRNGYSIGGWRGRMTGIALNHQSNGRADPLSRSWNRVMLNIGLDRENWALVLRPWYRIPESRSDDNNPDIEDYMGRGDATLTWNHKGHEISLMARHSLRTGDRSHGALQLDYGFPISNLLRGHVQVFDGYGESLIDYNHKATYVGVGVSLLEWF, encoded by the coding sequence ATGACCCTGCCCACCCTGCTTCCCCGACTGGCGCCGCTGGCGCTGGCCCTGGCCAGTGCCCCGCTGGCCGCCCAGGAATTCGCGCCGAGTCCGGAGGCCTCGCCGGCCGCCTGTGCGGCGATCAGCACCGATGCCGCGCGCCTGGCCTGCTATGACCGCCAGTTCGGACGCACCGCAGCCACCACGGCCGAGGCCGATGCTGCAGCCGAAGCCGCCGCGCAGGCCCGTCGCGAGCAACGCCAGACCACGCGCCTGAGCCAGGGCGAGGAAAAGCTGCGCGAACGCGTCGGCGACCTGTTCCGCCCGGCACGGCCGGACAGCGCGTTGGCCAATGCCGGCCGCGGCTCGCTGCTGGACAGCCGCTGGGAGCTGGCCGAGGACTCCAAGCTGGGTCCGTTCCAGCTGCGCGCCTACAAGCCGGTGTACCTGTTGCCCGCGTTCTGGACCAGTGACCGCAACACCACCCCGCATTCGCCGAACCCGGCCAACACGGTCACCACGCCGCAGGTGCTGGACAGTGCCGAACTGAAGTTCCAGATCAGCTTCAAGACCAAGATCGCCGAGAACCTGTTCGGCGACAACGGCGACATCTGGGCCGGCTACACCCAGAGCTCGCGCTGGCAGGCCTACAACGGCGAGGATTCGCGCCCGTTCCGCGAAACCAATTACGAGCCGGAAGTGATGATGGTGTTCCGCAACGGCTACTCGATCGGTGGCTGGCGCGGACGCATGACCGGCATCGCCCTGAACCACCAGTCCAACGGCCGCGCCGATCCGCTGTCGCGCAGCTGGAACCGGGTGATGCTCAACATCGGCCTGGACCGCGAGAACTGGGCGCTGGTGCTGCGCCCCTGGTACCGCATTCCCGAGTCCCGCAGCGATGACAACAACCCGGACATCGAGGACTACATGGGCCGCGGCGACGCGACCCTGACCTGGAACCACAAGGGCCATGAGATATCGCTGATGGCACGTCACTCGCTGCGTACCGGCGATCGCTCGCACGGCGCCCTGCAGCTGGACTACGGCTTCCCGATCAGCAACCTGCTGCGCGGCCACGTGCAGGTATTCGACGGGTACGGCGAAAGCCTGATCGACTACAACCACAAGGCCACCTACGTGGGTGTGGGCGTGTCCCTGCTGGAGTGGTTCTGA
- the arsC gene encoding arsenate reductase (glutaredoxin) (This arsenate reductase requires both glutathione and glutaredoxin to convert arsenate to arsenite, after which the efflux transporter formed by ArsA and ArsB can extrude the arsenite from the cell, providing resistance.), translating into MAVTIWHNPACSNSRGALALIRDAGIEPEVIDYLGTPPDVATLRQVLAESGLTAQALVRSKEAEFSELGLHDADEATLLAAMAGHPRLINRPLVRTAKGTRLCRPPETVLEIL; encoded by the coding sequence ATGGCGGTGACGATCTGGCACAACCCGGCATGCAGCAATTCGCGCGGGGCGCTCGCGTTGATCCGTGATGCCGGCATCGAGCCGGAGGTCATCGACTATCTCGGCACGCCGCCGGATGTGGCGACGCTGCGCCAGGTGCTGGCCGAGTCCGGACTCACTGCGCAGGCGCTGGTACGCAGCAAGGAGGCCGAGTTCAGCGAGCTGGGCCTGCACGACGCCGACGAGGCGACCCTGCTGGCGGCCATGGCCGGGCACCCGCGGTTGATCAACCGCCCGCTGGTGCGCACCGCCAAGGGCACCCGCCTGTGCCGGCCGCCGGAGACGGTGCTGGAGATCCTGTAG
- a CDS encoding glutathione S-transferase family protein, whose product MRTTLYGSPSTASLVVHWLLIELGLDHDLVLLDFGTREHKSADYLALNPAGRVPTLLIDGQVLTEAAAIALYLADRHPQAGLLPAVGTPARGEAYRWMFWCANTVQPAYRAWFYADETAGGQCIDAVREAARQQLEAAWQQLDTHLQAAGPYVLGDAPTVVDFMLVMLMRWSRNMPTPSDQWPQLKAHAQRLKARPAFAEVYRREGITDWL is encoded by the coding sequence ATGCGTACCACTCTGTATGGCTCCCCCAGCACGGCGTCACTGGTGGTGCATTGGCTGCTGATCGAGCTGGGTCTTGACCACGACCTGGTCCTGCTCGACTTCGGCACGCGCGAGCACAAATCAGCCGACTACCTGGCACTGAATCCGGCCGGCCGGGTGCCGACCCTGCTGATCGACGGTCAGGTGCTGACCGAGGCGGCGGCGATCGCCCTGTACCTGGCTGATCGCCATCCGCAGGCGGGGCTGCTGCCGGCGGTGGGGACGCCCGCCCGTGGCGAGGCGTACCGCTGGATGTTCTGGTGCGCCAATACCGTGCAGCCGGCCTACCGTGCCTGGTTCTATGCCGATGAAACAGCGGGAGGGCAGTGCATCGACGCCGTGCGCGAGGCGGCGCGGCAGCAGCTGGAAGCGGCCTGGCAGCAGCTGGACACACACCTGCAGGCGGCAGGCCCCTACGTGCTGGGCGATGCGCCGACCGTGGTCGATTTCATGCTGGTGATGCTGATGCGCTGGTCGCGCAACATGCCCACGCCCAGCGACCAGTGGCCGCAGCTGAAGGCCCATGCCCAGCGGCTGAAGGCGCGCCCGGCCTTTGCCGAGGTCTACCGCCGCGAAGGCATCACCGACTGGCTGTGA
- a CDS encoding fumarate hydratase: MTSIKQEDLIQSVADALQYISYYHPVDYIKNLAAAYEREESPAAKEAMAQILINSRMCAEGHRPICQDTGIVTVFLEIGMDVRWDDATMGVEDMANEGIRRAYLHPDNKLRASVLADPAGKRTNTRDNTPGVVNVKVVPGNTVDVIVAAKGGGSEAKTKFAMLNPSDSIVDWVLKTVPTMGAGWCPPGMLGIGIGGTAEKAMLLAKEALMEPIDITELQARGASNRIEELRLELYEKVNALGIGAQGLGGLTTVLDIKINDYPTHAANLPVAMIPNCAATRHAHFTLDGSGPVMLDPPSLEDWPKLTYDASKGTRVDLDTITPEDVANWKPGQTLLLNGKLLTGRDAAHKRMVDMLNKGEELPVDLKGRFIYYVGPVDPVRDEVVGPAGPTTATRMDKFTEQVLAQTGLLGMVGKAERGPAAIEAIKKHKSAYLMAVGGSAYLVSKAIKAAKVVGFADLGMEAIYEFTVQDMPVTVAVDSTGESVHRTGPREWQARIGKIPVVVE, encoded by the coding sequence GTGACATCGATCAAGCAGGAAGACCTCATCCAGTCCGTCGCCGACGCGCTGCAGTACATCTCGTACTACCACCCGGTCGACTACATCAAGAACCTTGCCGCCGCCTACGAGCGCGAGGAGTCGCCGGCCGCGAAGGAAGCGATGGCCCAGATCCTGATCAATTCGCGGATGTGCGCCGAAGGTCACCGCCCGATCTGCCAGGACACCGGCATCGTCACCGTGTTCCTGGAAATCGGCATGGACGTGCGCTGGGACGACGCGACCATGGGCGTGGAGGACATGGCCAACGAGGGCATCCGTCGCGCCTACCTGCACCCGGACAACAAGCTGCGCGCCTCGGTGCTGGCCGATCCGGCCGGCAAGCGCACCAATACCAGGGACAACACCCCGGGCGTGGTCAACGTCAAGGTGGTGCCGGGCAACACGGTCGATGTGATCGTCGCCGCCAAGGGCGGTGGTTCCGAAGCGAAGACCAAGTTCGCCATGCTCAACCCGTCCGACTCCATCGTCGACTGGGTGCTGAAGACCGTGCCGACCATGGGCGCCGGCTGGTGCCCGCCGGGCATGCTCGGCATCGGCATCGGCGGCACCGCTGAAAAGGCGATGCTGCTGGCCAAGGAAGCGCTGATGGAGCCGATCGACATCACCGAACTGCAGGCCCGTGGTGCGTCCAACCGCATTGAAGAACTGCGCCTGGAGCTGTACGAGAAGGTCAACGCGCTGGGCATCGGTGCGCAGGGCCTGGGCGGCCTGACCACCGTGCTGGACATCAAGATCAACGACTACCCGACCCATGCGGCCAACCTGCCGGTGGCGATGATCCCCAACTGCGCGGCCACCCGCCATGCGCACTTCACCCTGGATGGCAGCGGCCCGGTGATGCTGGACCCGCCGTCGCTGGAAGACTGGCCGAAGCTCACCTACGACGCGTCCAAGGGCACCCGCGTGGACCTGGACACGATCACCCCGGAGGACGTGGCCAACTGGAAGCCGGGCCAGACCTTGCTGCTCAACGGCAAGCTGCTGACCGGCCGCGACGCGGCGCACAAGCGCATGGTCGACATGCTCAACAAGGGTGAGGAACTGCCGGTCGACCTGAAGGGCCGCTTCATCTACTACGTCGGCCCGGTCGATCCGGTGCGTGACGAAGTGGTGGGCCCGGCGGGCCCGACCACCGCTACCCGCATGGACAAGTTCACCGAGCAGGTTCTGGCGCAGACCGGCCTGCTGGGCATGGTCGGCAAGGCCGAGCGCGGTCCGGCGGCGATCGAGGCGATCAAGAAGCACAAGTCGGCCTACCTGATGGCCGTCGGTGGTTCGGCCTACCTGGTGTCCAAGGCGATCAAGGCGGCCAAGGTCGTCGGCTTCGCCGACCTGGGCATGGAAGCGATCTACGAGTTCACGGTGCAGGACATGCCGGTGACCGTGGCCGTCGATTCCACCGGCGAATCGGTGCACAGGACCGGTCCGCGCGAGTGGCAGGCCCGCATCGGCAAGATTCCGGTGGTGGTGGAGTAA
- a CDS encoding RNA polymerase sigma-70 factor: MNAETAFHTHRPRLMALAYRLLGSRSDAEDVVQDAWLRWSGVDAAAVADPEAWLITTTTRLGLDRLRAAKRERVHYVGPWLAEPLAVSLEPEPSNDPALAHARADEVSVAFLTLLEQLGPEERAAFLLKEAFDHEYREIAQLLGHSEANCRQLVHRAKQRLQAGRPRFNADAGQHRQLLARFMDATQRGDSEAIQALLHANARLVSDGGGVVTAAVRPLLGAERIGRLFWAIARRQLGHTARLGRVNGEPAILRFAGDRLHSITTIEVVDGRIAHVYSVLNPEKLPGTVTNVDGTASW, encoded by the coding sequence ATGAACGCCGAAACCGCCTTCCATACCCACCGCCCGCGCCTGATGGCGCTGGCCTACCGCCTGCTGGGCAGCCGCAGCGATGCCGAGGACGTGGTCCAGGATGCCTGGCTGCGCTGGTCCGGCGTGGACGCCGCGGCCGTCGCCGACCCCGAGGCCTGGCTGATCACCACCACCACCCGGCTGGGCCTGGACCGGCTGCGCGCGGCCAAGCGCGAGCGCGTGCACTACGTCGGCCCGTGGCTGGCCGAACCGCTGGCGGTCAGCCTGGAGCCTGAACCGTCCAATGACCCCGCCCTGGCCCATGCCCGCGCCGATGAGGTGTCGGTGGCTTTCCTGACCCTGCTCGAACAGCTCGGCCCCGAGGAACGCGCCGCCTTCCTGCTGAAGGAAGCGTTCGACCACGAGTACCGGGAGATCGCCCAGCTGCTCGGCCACAGCGAGGCCAACTGCCGGCAGCTGGTGCACCGGGCGAAACAGCGCCTGCAGGCCGGACGGCCACGCTTCAACGCCGATGCCGGCCAGCACCGGCAACTGCTGGCGCGCTTCATGGACGCCACCCAGCGAGGCGACAGCGAGGCCATCCAGGCGCTGCTGCACGCCAATGCGCGCCTGGTCTCCGACGGCGGCGGCGTGGTCACCGCGGCGGTGCGCCCGCTGCTGGGCGCCGAGCGCATCGGCCGCCTGTTCTGGGCCATCGCGCGCCGGCAGCTCGGCCATACCGCCCGGCTGGGGCGGGTCAACGGCGAACCGGCGATCCTGCGCTTCGCTGGCGACCGTCTGCACTCGATCACCACCATCGAGGTGGTCGATGGCCGCATCGCCCATGTGTACAGCGTGCTCAATCCGGAAAAACTGCCGGGGACTGTCACGAACGTGGACGGCACGGCGTCCTGGTAG
- a CDS encoding carboxymuconolactone decarboxylase family protein: MSDHASPRVPYTRLAADAFKGLLATSKAVHDSSIDPTLMELLFLRVSQLNGCGYCMDMHGTALRKGGIEPRKLDTLPAWHESRFFDARERAALGWAEALTRLTDGAPSQAAFDALAPHFDEKGISDLSMGIAVINAWNRLGAGLLPPLP; encoded by the coding sequence ATGTCCGACCACGCCTCTCCCCGCGTTCCCTATACCCGCCTGGCTGCCGACGCCTTCAAGGGCCTGCTGGCCACCAGCAAGGCGGTGCATGACAGCTCGATCGACCCGACGTTGATGGAACTGCTGTTCCTGCGCGTGTCCCAGCTCAACGGCTGTGGCTACTGCATGGACATGCACGGCACCGCGCTGCGCAAGGGCGGCATCGAGCCGCGCAAGCTCGATACCCTTCCGGCCTGGCATGAAAGCCGCTTCTTCGATGCACGCGAGCGTGCGGCGCTGGGCTGGGCCGAGGCACTGACCCGGCTGACCGACGGCGCGCCGTCGCAGGCGGCGTTCGATGCGCTGGCACCGCATTTCGACGAGAAGGGCATCAGCGACCTGAGCATGGGCATCGCGGTCATCAATGCCTGGAACCGGCTGGGCGCCGGGCTGCTGCCGCCGCTGCCCTGA
- a CDS encoding ABC transporter ATP-binding protein: MPASPNAGAASAKKPSLRQRFKAMRNLPPFLRQVWQTSPALTLASLGLRLIRALLPVAMLYVGKLIIDTALHLSQHEAGFPPLGEALSSGLLTPLLGLLALEFGLAIASDLLGRLVSYADALLSELFANATSVRLMEHAATLDLEDFEDPDLQDKLDRARRQTMGRMNLMSQLFGQVQDAITVASLAVGLLVYAPWLILLLALALVPAFIGESHFNAAGYSLNFLWTPERRQLDYLRQLGASVETAKEVKIFNLHRFLVDRYRTLSAALFLANRALARRRAFWGTLLAALGTLGYYTAYAYIAWRTVRGDFSIGDLTFLAGSFLRLRQLLEGLLIGFSQVASQALYLDDLYSFFQIEPEIHSREGAVSVPRPIRQGFVFEDVGFRYPDAEQWAVRHLNFQLHAGEVLALVGENGAGKTTLVKLLARLYEPDEGRILLDGRDLREYDLDDLRANLGVIFQDFVRYNLSAGENIGVGQVEAMEDRARITDAARRGMAEEVIQALPGGYEQQIGRRFKQGVDLSGGQWQKIAIARAWMRDAQVMILDEPTAALDARSEFDVFQRFRELADNRTAILISHRFSSVRMADRILVLADGRIEASGTHEQLMAQGGRYAELFELQAAGYR; this comes from the coding sequence ATGCCTGCTTCCCCCAACGCTGGCGCAGCCAGCGCAAAGAAACCCAGCCTGCGCCAGCGCTTCAAGGCGATGCGCAACCTGCCGCCGTTCCTGCGCCAGGTGTGGCAGACCAGCCCGGCCCTGACTCTGGCCAGCCTTGGCCTGCGCCTGATCCGGGCGCTGCTGCCGGTGGCGATGCTGTACGTGGGCAAGCTGATCATCGATACGGCCCTGCACCTGAGCCAGCACGAGGCAGGGTTCCCGCCACTGGGTGAGGCGCTGTCCAGTGGCCTGCTCACTCCGCTGCTGGGCCTGCTGGCGCTGGAGTTCGGCCTGGCCATCGCCTCGGACCTGCTCGGCCGGCTGGTCAGCTACGCCGATGCCCTGCTGTCGGAACTGTTCGCCAACGCCACCAGCGTGCGCCTGATGGAACACGCGGCCACCCTGGACCTGGAGGACTTCGAGGACCCGGACCTGCAGGACAAGCTGGACCGTGCGCGGCGCCAGACCATGGGCCGGATGAACCTGATGAGCCAGCTGTTCGGCCAGGTGCAGGATGCGATCACCGTGGCCAGCCTGGCGGTGGGCCTGCTGGTCTACGCGCCGTGGCTGATCCTGCTGCTCGCGCTGGCGCTGGTGCCGGCCTTCATCGGTGAGTCGCACTTCAATGCCGCCGGCTACAGCCTCAACTTCCTGTGGACGCCCGAACGCCGCCAGCTGGACTACCTGCGCCAGCTCGGCGCAAGCGTGGAGACCGCCAAGGAAGTCAAGATCTTCAACCTGCACCGCTTCCTGGTCGACCGTTACCGCACGCTGTCGGCGGCCTTGTTCCTGGCCAACCGTGCGCTGGCACGACGGCGCGCGTTCTGGGGCACGCTGCTGGCCGCGCTGGGCACGCTGGGCTATTACACCGCCTACGCCTACATCGCCTGGCGCACGGTGCGCGGCGATTTCTCCATCGGTGACCTGACCTTCCTCGCCGGCAGTTTCCTGCGCCTGCGCCAGCTGCTGGAAGGGCTGCTGATCGGCTTCTCGCAGGTCGCCAGCCAGGCGTTGTACCTGGACGATCTGTACTCGTTCTTCCAGATCGAGCCGGAAATCCACTCGCGCGAAGGCGCGGTCAGCGTGCCCCGCCCCATCCGCCAGGGTTTCGTGTTCGAAGACGTGGGCTTCCGCTATCCCGATGCCGAGCAGTGGGCCGTACGCCACCTCAATTTCCAGCTGCATGCAGGCGAAGTGCTGGCCCTGGTCGGCGAGAACGGTGCCGGCAAGACCACCCTGGTCAAGCTGCTGGCGCGCCTGTACGAACCGGACGAGGGCCGCATCCTGCTCGATGGCCGCGATCTGCGCGAGTACGACCTGGACGACCTGCGCGCCAACCTCGGGGTGATCTTCCAGGACTTCGTCCGCTACAACCTCAGCGCCGGCGAGAACATCGGCGTCGGCCAGGTCGAGGCGATGGAAGATCGCGCACGCATCACCGATGCCGCGCGCCGTGGCATGGCCGAGGAAGTGATCCAGGCGCTGCCGGGCGGCTACGAACAGCAGATCGGCCGCCGCTTCAAGCAGGGCGTGGACCTGTCCGGCGGCCAGTGGCAGAAGATCGCCATTGCCCGTGCGTGGATGCGCGACGCGCAGGTGATGATCCTGGATGAGCCCACTGCTGCGCTGGACGCGCGCAGCGAGTTCGACGTGTTCCAGCGGTTCAGGGAACTGGCGGATAATCGGACAGCCATCCTGATTTCCCACCGGTTTTCCTCGGTGCGCATGGCCGACCGCATCCTGGTGCTGGCCGACGGCCGCATCGAGGCCAGCGGCACCCATGAGCAGCTGATGGCCCAGGGCGGGCGCTACGCCGAGCTGTTCGAACTGCAGGCCGCCGGTTACCGCTGA
- a CDS encoding ferredoxin--NADP reductase, translating into MSSAFGAETVLEVRHWTDAYFSFTLTRDSGFRFENGQFVMIGLETEARPLLRAYSIASANWEEQLEFFSIKVQDGPLTSRLQHIKPGDKVLVGKKPTGTLLISDLHPGRNLYLLGTGTGLAPWLSVIKDPETYERFDKVILCHGVRYERDLAYRDYFEKELREHEFLGEMVGDKLLYYPAVTREPFANQGRLTSLMESGEMQRTLGLPELSPENDRAMICGSPQMLADLRTVLDARGFQVSPRIGQPGHYVFERAFVEK; encoded by the coding sequence ATGTCCTCCGCTTTCGGCGCCGAAACGGTGCTTGAGGTCCGCCACTGGACCGACGCCTACTTCAGCTTCACCCTCACCCGTGACAGCGGTTTCCGCTTCGAGAACGGCCAGTTCGTGATGATCGGCCTGGAAACCGAGGCGCGCCCGCTGCTGCGCGCGTACTCCATCGCCAGTGCCAACTGGGAAGAACAGCTGGAGTTCTTCAGCATCAAGGTGCAGGACGGTCCGCTGACCTCGCGCCTGCAGCACATCAAGCCGGGCGACAAGGTGCTGGTCGGCAAGAAGCCCACCGGTACCCTGCTGATCAGTGACCTGCACCCCGGCAGGAATCTGTACCTGCTGGGCACCGGCACCGGCCTGGCGCCGTGGCTGTCGGTGATCAAGGACCCGGAAACCTACGAGCGCTTCGACAAGGTGATCCTGTGCCACGGCGTGCGCTACGAAAGGGACCTGGCCTACCGCGACTACTTCGAGAAGGAACTGCGCGAGCACGAGTTCCTGGGCGAGATGGTCGGCGACAAGCTGCTGTACTACCCCGCCGTGACCCGCGAACCGTTCGCCAACCAGGGCCGCCTGACCTCGCTGATGGAAAGCGGCGAGATGCAGCGCACCCTGGGCCTGCCCGAACTGAGCCCGGAAAACGACCGCGCGATGATCTGCGGCAGCCCGCAGATGCTGGCCGACCTGCGTACCGTGCTCGATGCGCGTGGCTTCCAGGTGTCACCGCGTATCGGCCAGCCGGGCCACTACGTGTTCGAGCGCGCCTTCGTCGAGAAGTAA
- a CDS encoding glutathione peroxidase, with product MTTAYDFSFRDLEGQPQPLSQYQGRPLLLVNVASRCGFTPQYTGLEQVWQDYRDRGLVVVGFPCNQFGAQEPGDAAQIRRFCSLDYPVSFPLSEKIEVNGDGADPLWAWLSQQKRGLLGIARIKWNFSKFLVDRQGQVVARYAPTTTPEQLRSAIEALL from the coding sequence ATGACCACCGCCTACGACTTCAGCTTCCGTGACCTGGAAGGCCAGCCGCAGCCGCTGTCGCAGTACCAGGGCCGCCCGCTGCTGCTGGTCAACGTGGCCAGCCGCTGCGGGTTCACGCCGCAGTACACGGGCCTGGAGCAGGTGTGGCAGGACTACCGCGATCGCGGCCTGGTGGTGGTGGGCTTCCCCTGCAACCAGTTCGGCGCGCAGGAGCCGGGTGATGCCGCGCAGATCCGCCGGTTCTGTTCACTGGATTACCCGGTCAGCTTCCCGCTGTCGGAGAAGATCGAGGTCAACGGCGACGGGGCCGATCCGCTGTGGGCGTGGTTGTCACAGCAGAAGCGCGGCCTGCTGGGCATCGCGCGCATCAAATGGAATTTCAGCAAGTTCCTGGTCGATCGCCAGGGCCAGGTGGTGGCGCGCTATGCGCCGACCACCACGCCGGAGCAGCTGCGCAGCGCGATCGAAGCGCTGCTGTGA
- a CDS encoding M3 family metallopeptidase → MTTRLALAVAMTLGLALPAYAAGAATAAASSTAQQANPFFADSPLPLHFPQFDKIKDSDFAPAFDAGMAQQLKEVEAIANNTAKPTFDNTIIALEKSGDTLDRATTVFFSLVGADTNDTRKKLQADYSAKFAAHSDAIALNGKLFARIQALYDTRTQLGLDAEGVRLVEKYYDNYVRAGAKLSEADKATLKAMNAELANLGTKFSQNVQSEVNASAITVDDVKELAGLSKEQIAAAAEAAKARGLDGKYVITLLNTTGQPPLTNLANRALRQKIYEASTTRGSRGGEFDNTALVARIMQLRADKAKLMGFANFAAYNLTNQTAKTPEAVNAMLGKLAPAAVANAKREAADLQAMIDQEQKAAGKPTFKLEPWDWAFYSEKVRQAKYNFDESQLKPYFEMKNVLENGVFHAANLEFGLTFKQRTDLPVYHDDVTVYDVFDADGSQLAIFIFDPYARASKRGGAWMNSYVSQSKLTGFKPVVANHLNIPKPPAGQPTLLTWDEVNTTFHEFGHALHGMFSNVKYPYFSGTAVPRDFVEFPSQVNEMWADNPAILKNYAKHYQNGSAMPQALLDKVLAAAKFNQGFATTEYLGAAMLDQRWHQIGPDQVPAAKDVMAFERAALEKDGIYYAPVPPRYRTPYFSHIMGGYSAGYYAYIWSEVLDANTQKWFRDNGGLSRKNGDHFRATLLSKGGSVDAMQLFRDFAGHEPQIEPLLEKRGLTGAGN, encoded by the coding sequence TTGACCACCCGTCTTGCCCTTGCCGTGGCCATGACCCTCGGCCTTGCCCTGCCCGCCTACGCTGCCGGCGCCGCCACCGCGGCCGCCAGCAGCACCGCCCAGCAGGCCAACCCGTTCTTTGCCGACAGCCCGCTGCCGCTGCATTTCCCGCAGTTCGACAAGATCAAGGACAGCGACTTCGCCCCGGCCTTCGACGCTGGCATGGCACAGCAGCTGAAGGAAGTGGAGGCCATCGCCAACAACACGGCCAAGCCGACCTTCGACAACACCATCATCGCCCTGGAAAAGAGCGGTGACACCCTGGACCGCGCCACCACGGTGTTCTTCAGCCTGGTCGGCGCCGATACCAACGACACCCGCAAGAAGCTGCAGGCGGACTATTCGGCGAAGTTCGCCGCGCACAGCGATGCGATCGCGCTGAACGGCAAGCTGTTCGCACGCATCCAGGCGCTGTATGACACCCGCACCCAGCTGGGCCTGGACGCCGAAGGCGTGCGCCTGGTCGAGAAGTACTATGACAACTACGTGCGCGCTGGCGCCAAGCTGTCCGAGGCCGACAAGGCCACGCTGAAGGCCATGAATGCCGAGCTGGCCAACCTGGGCACGAAGTTCAGCCAGAACGTGCAGTCGGAAGTGAACGCCTCGGCAATCACCGTCGACGACGTCAAGGAGCTGGCCGGCCTGTCCAAGGAACAGATCGCCGCCGCCGCCGAAGCGGCCAAGGCACGCGGCCTGGACGGCAAGTACGTGATCACCCTGCTCAACACCACCGGCCAGCCGCCGCTGACCAACCTGGCCAACCGCGCGCTGCGCCAGAAAATCTACGAAGCATCGACCACCCGCGGCAGCCGCGGCGGTGAGTTCGACAACACCGCGCTGGTCGCCCGCATCATGCAGCTGCGCGCCGACAAGGCCAAGCTGATGGGCTTTGCCAACTTCGCCGCCTACAACCTGACCAACCAGACCGCCAAGACCCCCGAAGCGGTCAACGCGATGCTGGGCAAGCTGGCCCCGGCCGCCGTGGCCAATGCCAAGCGTGAAGCCGCCGACCTGCAGGCGATGATCGACCAGGAACAGAAGGCCGCCGGCAAGCCGACCTTCAAGCTGGAGCCGTGGGACTGGGCCTTCTACAGCGAGAAGGTGCGCCAGGCCAAGTACAACTTCGACGAGTCGCAGCTGAAGCCGTACTTCGAAATGAAGAACGTGCTGGAGAACGGCGTGTTCCATGCCGCCAACCTCGAATTCGGCCTGACCTTCAAGCAGCGCACCGACCTGCCGGTCTACCACGATGACGTCACCGTCTACGACGTGTTCGACGCCGACGGCAGCCAGCTGGCGATCTTCATCTTCGACCCCTACGCGCGCGCATCCAAGCGCGGCGGTGCCTGGATGAATTCCTATGTGTCGCAGTCCAAGCTGACCGGGTTCAAGCCGGTGGTGGCCAACCACCTGAACATCCCCAAGCCGCCGGCCGGCCAGCCGACCCTGCTGACCTGGGACGAGGTGAACACCACCTTCCACGAGTTCGGCCACGCCCTGCACGGCATGTTCTCCAACGTGAAGTACCCGTACTTCTCGGGCACCGCGGTGCCGCGTGACTTCGTCGAGTTCCCCTCGCAGGTCAACGAGATGTGGGCGGACAACCCGGCCATCCTGAAGAACTACGCCAAGCACTACCAGAACGGTTCGGCGATGCCGCAGGCACTGCTGGACAAGGTGCTGGCCGCAGCCAAGTTCAACCAGGGCTTTGCCACCACCGAATACCTGGGTGCGGCCATGCTCGACCAGCGCTGGCACCAGATCGGCCCGGACCAGGTACCGGCGGCCAAGGACGTGATGGCCTTCGAGCGCGCCGCGCTGGAGAAGGACGGCATCTACTACGCGCCGGTTCCGCCGCGCTACAGGACCCCGTACTTCAGCCACATCATGGGCGGCTACTCGGCCGGCTACTACGCCTACATCTGGTCGGAAGTGCTCGACGCCAACACCCAGAAGTGGTTCCGCGACAACGGTGGCCTGAGCCGCAAGAACGGCGACCACTTCCGTGCCACCCTGCTGTCCAAGGGCGGCAGCGTCGATGCGATGCAGCTGTTCCGCGATTTCGCCGGCCACGAGCCGCAGATCGAACCGCTGCTGGAAAAGCGTGGCCTGACCGGCGCCGGCAACTGA